One genomic segment of Caldivirga sp. includes these proteins:
- a CDS encoding zinc ribbon domain-containing protein translates to MIKVGYRRLKCPRCGFEEDRDIIAIINLSKMGGALPTQ, encoded by the coding sequence ATGATTAAAGTAGGCTACAGGAGGCTCAAGTGCCCAAGATGCGGATTCGAGGAGGATAGGGACATCATCGCCATAATCAACCTCTCTAAAATGGGGGGTGCACTACCCACCCAATGA